In Phycisphaerales bacterium, a genomic segment contains:
- a CDS encoding glycosyltransferase yields MPSAARPYRPRVLHLIDPHGPMVGPCATAMLGDLAQSTAARQTDLMAAVVGGSGAERLARSLGVTTCDRLAPLGGRPWMSLGPLRRYVAAVAPVDLIHCWSLATLGMAMAAAPGVLRVLTLTTEPISREQGQWLRVLSTAGRAPVTILTASSSIKRAWAHAGVEPSLMHVLRPGLDLARLQQGDRTCLRREWDIRSDRTVVVLATAQHDACVDASRIASIQACSALSGLNVCFVVPAGASRRSMARSLVMGGGSPDRLIFDARAALPWEVVAGADLMLHLGDDTQSALVEQPAQRGPEPARRALAAARALLAAPPSARPGQVLGVLPMLWAAAAGKAVIAEAGYAVAEVVENGKTALVVKPGNNGAIVQRLRELIDDPQKNWSLRDTARSEAFSFFSCSRYAENLVMAYEQILSSQPVEIPALPMTGGLAFAGRR; encoded by the coding sequence CGCAGTCCACGGCGGCCCGACAGACTGATCTCATGGCGGCGGTGGTTGGCGGAAGCGGGGCCGAGCGGCTGGCTCGCTCGCTGGGCGTAACAACCTGCGACCGCCTCGCGCCGCTGGGCGGGAGGCCCTGGATGAGCCTGGGGCCGCTGCGGCGGTACGTCGCAGCCGTGGCGCCGGTCGATCTCATCCACTGCTGGTCGCTCGCGACGCTGGGCATGGCGATGGCGGCGGCGCCGGGCGTGCTTCGCGTGCTCACCCTGACGACAGAACCGATCAGCCGCGAGCAGGGACAGTGGCTGCGCGTGCTGAGCACCGCTGGCCGGGCGCCGGTCACCATCCTCACCGCCAGCAGCAGCATCAAACGAGCCTGGGCTCACGCCGGCGTCGAGCCGTCGCTCATGCACGTGCTGCGGCCGGGCCTCGACCTCGCGCGGCTGCAGCAGGGCGATCGGACCTGCCTGCGGCGAGAATGGGACATTCGATCTGACCGGACTGTGGTGGTTCTTGCGACGGCGCAGCATGACGCGTGCGTCGATGCATCGCGCATCGCCTCCATCCAGGCGTGCAGCGCTCTGAGCGGGCTCAATGTGTGCTTTGTCGTGCCCGCCGGCGCCTCGCGCCGGTCGATGGCGCGCTCGCTCGTCATGGGAGGCGGCTCACCTGACCGGCTCATCTTCGATGCGCGGGCCGCGCTTCCCTGGGAAGTTGTCGCGGGCGCTGACCTGATGCTGCACCTCGGCGATGACACGCAATCGGCATTGGTCGAGCAGCCCGCGCAGCGCGGACCCGAGCCCGCCCGGCGGGCCCTGGCCGCAGCGCGAGCGCTTCTGGCCGCACCGCCGAGCGCGAGGCCGGGCCAGGTGCTGGGAGTGCTGCCGATGCTCTGGGCGGCAGCGGCTGGCAAGGCGGTCATCGCAGAAGCCGGTTATGCCGTGGCCGAGGTCGTCGAGAACGGCAAAACGGCGCTGGTCGTCAAGCCCGGCAACAACGGCGCCATCGTGCAACGCCTGCGCGAACTCATCGACGACCCGCAGAAGAACTGGTCGCTGCGCGACACCGCCCGCTCCGAAGCGTTCTCTTTCTTCTCGTGCAGCAGGTACGCCGAGAATCTCGTGATGGCCTACGAGCAGATCCTCAGCAGCCAGCCGGTGGAGATCCCGGCGCTGCCGATGACCGGCGGGCTGGCGTTCGCGGGCAGAAGATGA